The DNA region TTGCCGGCGAGGCGGTTCTTGGCGGCGCGGAAGCCCTTGGTGACGGTCTCAAGCATGGGGGGCGCTTTATAACAGGGGGGAGGTGGGATGCGACGGTGGAGCGCATCCAGGCCGTCGAAGAGTGGAGACACGGGCCCCGGTCCCCCAGCCGCGGACGGTCCCGAGGGCGTCGAAGCCTGACTTATTCAACGCCCCTCCGCCCCAGGCCCATCCCGGACCCCGTCCGTCCTCGGGGCGGTGCGTCGCCTCAGGGCGCCCTCGGGGACGTGTTTGCCGCGCTGGGGAGGTCGGGGGTTCTCCGCTCGTCCCGTGCCGCCGAGGGCCTCCCTGGCCTGCCTCCAGCCCACGTGGCGGCGGGGCCTCGCCGCCGTTGGAAGGCCAAGGGCCGGTCGTCCTCGAGCACCGCCACCCCGCGATGTCGGCGACCGCGCCCAGAAAGGCCCCGAGGGGGACCTCGGGTCTCTGTCGGCAATCAGGGGAAGGTGGCCATCCAGGGGCTCCATCGGCCTCCCTCGACGGGCCGCCACCCGGCGGGAGCTGGCCATCCTGGGGGGCGCTCCGAGATGGGCGAGCACACGGAATGCCCCTCCAGGGGGTGGCTGGGAGCGAATGTCCGGCCCCCCGGGGAGCTTCCGCCCGCCCACTCCGCATCCGCTTGGATTTTCAGGGAGGCGGGAGGAACGACCCGCCCCTCCGGGGCCTGCTAGGAACCACCTGGAGGGATGCTCCTCGAGTGTCCAGGCGGGTGTTCAATGTTTTCAGAGGGTTAGAGGTGCGCAAGCCGGGGCTCGAACCCGGACGACCCTTGCGGGTCAGCGGATTTTAAGTCCGCTGCGTCTGCCAGTTCCGCCACTCGCGCCTACGGGGTCCCGCCCCCAGGACCAGCCAGCGCACCGTAGCGCCAACATGCAGCGGGTTCTACACGCAATCCGAGCCCGGCGATGCGCGGCGGGCTCTCCCTCTCAACCAGGGGAATGGGGGCATCGGCCCGAGGCCCGGTGCTCTCCGCCGCCCGTTCCGCGCATGCATGGGCATTCGTCCGTCCCGTCAGCGTCGCTCCGCTTCGGGCCCGGCGCGGAGGATGGCGCCGGTCCCCATCGCGACCGCTGTCACCAGCCCATATGCCACGAGGGCCACGGAGACGAACACGAACAGCGTGTCCAGTCCCGCGCCGAACCTCGCGACGGCGAGCCAGCCGAAGCCCGCGGCGATGACCAGTCGCGCCGTCCCCGCGAGGAATGGCCAGAGCACCCGGGCCGAGCCCTGCGCGGCGAAGCCAAGGACGAACCCCAATCCCAGCAATCCATACAAGGGCGCGACGATGCGCAGGTAGAGGATACCCGGTTCCACCACCGCCGGGTCCTGGCTGAAGAAACGCATCCACGCCATGGGGAAGAGCGCGGCTCCCAGGCCAATGGCTTCCGTCAATGCGAAGCCCATCCAGGCGCCCACCCACGCGACGCGACGCGCCCGCTCGTGGTTCCCCGCGCCGACATTCACACCCACCATGGTCAGCACCGCCGTGCCCATGCCGAACAGCAGCGGCACCAGCAGGTAGTCGAGCCGCGAGGCGATGCCATAGCCCGCGAGCACCTCCACGCCGAACAACCCCACCGCCCCCGTGACGATGATGACCATCAGGTTGGGCTGGACCGCGCCCAGCGCCGTGGGAAGTCCCACTCGCAGGATGTCGCGCAGCCAGCGCGTCCGCAGGCGCCCCGGCGTCAGTCGCAGCGAGGCCCGGCCCGTGGCCAGGTGTCGAACCAGCCACAGCGCCGCGCCCACGTAGAACAACCCCAGCGCGAGGCCCGCCCCGGCGATGCCCAACCGGGGAATGGGCCCGAGGCCGAAGATGAGGGCAGGGGAGACGACGACCATGACACCCGCGCCCGCCAACGTCACCACCGCGGGCAGCTTCACGTCGCCCGCGCCCCGCAGCGCGGCGGCGAGCAGATTGACGACCCAGAAGGGGACGGCGCCCGCGAAGAGATAGTTCGAGTACTCGACGGCCGCCGCCAGGGCCCCGGCCTCGCCGCCCAGCGCGCGGTAGAGCGCGGGCCCCCACATCCAGGCGAGCACGCTCGAGCCCAGGCCCAGGGCCGCGCCGAGCACCACCGCGTGCCAGACCAGCGCCTCGGCATCCTCGCGTCGATTCGCTCCCAACGCCCGCGCCACCGCGGAGGCCACGCCACTGCCAATGCCGCCATTGGACAGCATCGTCATCAACATGAAGACGGGGAACACGAGGGACGCGGCCGCGAGCGCGTCCGTGCCCAGGAAGCTCACGTACCAGCTCTCCGCCACGCCCACCGCGGATTGCGCCACCAGAACCGCCGTCGTCGGGATGGCGAGCCTCAACAGCGTCCCGATGATGGGCCCCCTCAACAACGGCTCTCGAAGCGAGGCCGCGCCCGGATGCACGGAGAAGGGCCCCCGCGTGGGAGTCGGCTCGACCTCGCTCGCCTTGGGCGCGGTTCCCTCGTTCACGACCCCGTCGGTACCTGGGTTCTCACTCGGATGCCCGGCCTATCGTCGCCCCATGTCCCGCACGGAACACCACCGGCACCGATGACGCCTCCGGTGCGGGCGACGCGTCGCTGTGTCCCCGTGGATTCGGCGAGCGCTGGCCTCCCTCCCCAGCGGCGCCATGAACATCGTGCCGGCGCCCGAAAACG from Myxococcus stipitatus includes:
- a CDS encoding MATE family efflux transporter; protein product: MNEGTAPKASEVEPTPTRGPFSVHPGAASLREPLLRGPIIGTLLRLAIPTTAVLVAQSAVGVAESWYVSFLGTDALAAASLVFPVFMLMTMLSNGGIGSGVASAVARALGANRREDAEALVWHAVVLGAALGLGSSVLAWMWGPALYRALGGEAGALAAAVEYSNYLFAGAVPFWVVNLLAAALRGAGDVKLPAVVTLAGAGVMVVVSPALIFGLGPIPRLGIAGAGLALGLFYVGAALWLVRHLATGRASLRLTPGRLRTRWLRDILRVGLPTALGAVQPNLMVIIVTGAVGLFGVEVLAGYGIASRLDYLLVPLLFGMGTAVLTMVGVNVGAGNHERARRVAWVGAWMGFALTEAIGLGAALFPMAWMRFFSQDPAVVEPGILYLRIVAPLYGLLGLGFVLGFAAQGSARVLWPFLAGTARLVIAAGFGWLAVARFGAGLDTLFVFVSVALVAYGLVTAVAMGTGAILRAGPEAERR